A genomic window from Bubalus bubalis isolate 160015118507 breed Murrah chromosome X, NDDB_SH_1, whole genome shotgun sequence includes:
- the ZNF449 gene encoding zinc finger protein 449 isoform X1, with translation MAVALGCAIQASLNQGSVFQEYDTDCEVFRQRFRQFQYKEAAGPHEAFNKLWELCCQWLKPKMRSKEQILELLVLEQFLTILPTEIETWVREHCPENRERVVSLIEDLQRELEIPEQQLDRQEMLLEELAPVGMAHIPPNIHLESPPLQVMGPAPEVPVAEAWIPQAGPQELSFSAAGEGQPFLDPGYPIPKLDVSFPLEHREEAWVKELQDSKEIKQLLDSKLGFEIGIENEEDTSEKQKKLENMYPFIVTLEGNALHGPILQKDYVQLENQWETPPEDLQGDLTKLVEHQNPSAGEKPESSNLEEPLNPRPHKKKSPGDKPHRCSQCGKCFARKSQLTGHQRIHSGEEPHKCPECGKRFLRSSDLYRHQRLHTGERPYECTVCKKRFTRRSHLIGHQRTHSEEETYKCLECGKSFCHGSSLKRHLKTHSGEKPHRCHNCGKSFSRLTALTLHQRTHTEERPFKCNYCGKSFRQRPSLVIHLRIHTGEKPYKCSHCSKSFRQRAGLIMHQVTHFRGLL, from the exons ATGGCTGTGGCCCTGGGTTGTGCAATCCAGGCCTCCTTGAATCAGGGCTCGGTGTTTCAAGAGTATGATACTGACTGTGAGGTCTTCCGCCAGCGCTTCCGGCAGTTCCAGTACAAAGAAGCAGCTGGGCCTCATGAAGCTTtcaacaaactctgggagctcTGCTGTCAATGGCTGAAGCCAAAGATGCGTTCTAAGGAGCAAATCTTGGAGCTGCTGGTGTTGGAGCAATTCCTAACGATTCTCCCCACAGAGATAGAGACTTGGGTGAGGGAACATTGCCCAGAGAACAGAGAAAGAGTTGTGTCACTGATAGAAGACTTACAGAGAGAACTTGAGATACCAGAGCAGCAG CTCGATAGGCAGGAAATGCTCTTGGAAGAACTGGCACCAGTGGGAATGGCACACATACCACCAAACATCCACCTGGAGTCACCCCCACTCCAAGTAATGGGACCTGCCCCGGAAGTCCCAGTGGCAGAGGCATGGATCCCACAAGCTGGGCCGCAGGAGCTGAGCTTCAGTGCTGCTGGGGAAGGCCAGCCCTTTCTCGACCCTG GATACCCAATACCAAAACTTGACGTGAGCTTTCCATTGGAGCATAGAGAAGAGGCATGGGTGAAGGAACTGCAAGATTCCAAAGAAATTAAGCAATTACTTGATTCCAAGTTAG GTTTTGAGATTGgaatagaaaatgaagaagatacttcagaaaaacagaaaaaactggAGAATATGTATCCATTTATTGTTACTTTAGAGGGGAATGCTCTTCATGGCCCCATTTTGCAAAAAGACTATGTACAGCTAGAAAATCAATGGGAAACCCCTCCAGAGGATTTACAGGGAGATTTAACAAAACTTGTAGAGCATCAGAACCCCTCAGCAGGAGAGAAACCTGAGAGCTCCAACTTGGAAGAACCTCTCAACCCAAGACCCCATAAGAAGAAGAGTCCGGGTGACAAACCTCACCGATGTTCTCAGTGTGGGAAATGTTTTGCTCGAAAGTCACAACTTACAGGGCACCAGAGAATTCATTCAGGAGAGGAACCTCATAAGTGCCCTGAATGTGGAAAGAGATTCCTCCGTAGTTCAGACCTTTACAGACACCAACGACTTCACACAGGGGAGAGACCCTATGAATGCACTGTGTGTAAAAAGCGCTTCACTCGGCGGTCACACCTTATAGGGCACCAGAGAACCCATTCCGAAGAAGAAACATATAAATGTCTTGAGTGTGGGAAAAGCTTTTGTCATGGATCAAGTCTTAAAAGACATCTGAAAACTCATTCGGGTGAGAAACCTCATAGGTGTCATAATTGTGGGAAGAGTTTTAGTAGGCTGACAGCTCTTACTTTGCACCAGAGAACACACACTGAAGAGAGACCTTTCAAATGTAATTATTGTGGGAAAAGCTTTAGACAGAGACCAAGCCTTGTTATTCATTTAAGAATTCATACAGGGGAGAAGCCATACAAGTGTAGTCATTGTTCTAAAAGCTTCAGACAGAGAGCAGGCCTTATTATGCACCAAGTCACTCACTTCAGAGGACTTCTTTAA
- the ZNF449 gene encoding zinc finger protein 449 isoform X2, translating to MAVALGCAIQASLNQGSVFQEYDTDCEVFRQRFRQFQYKEAAGPHEAFNKLWELCCQWLKPKMRSKEQILELLVLEQFLTILPTEIETWVREHCPENRERVVSLIEDLQRELEIPEQQLDRQEMLLEELAPVGMAHIPPNIHLESPPLQVMGPAPEVPVAEAWIPQAGPQELSFSAAGEGQPFLDPGYPIPKLDVSFPLEHREEAWVKELQDSKEIKQLLDSKLVVSQTKGRWNTWGEGP from the exons ATGGCTGTGGCCCTGGGTTGTGCAATCCAGGCCTCCTTGAATCAGGGCTCGGTGTTTCAAGAGTATGATACTGACTGTGAGGTCTTCCGCCAGCGCTTCCGGCAGTTCCAGTACAAAGAAGCAGCTGGGCCTCATGAAGCTTtcaacaaactctgggagctcTGCTGTCAATGGCTGAAGCCAAAGATGCGTTCTAAGGAGCAAATCTTGGAGCTGCTGGTGTTGGAGCAATTCCTAACGATTCTCCCCACAGAGATAGAGACTTGGGTGAGGGAACATTGCCCAGAGAACAGAGAAAGAGTTGTGTCACTGATAGAAGACTTACAGAGAGAACTTGAGATACCAGAGCAGCAG CTCGATAGGCAGGAAATGCTCTTGGAAGAACTGGCACCAGTGGGAATGGCACACATACCACCAAACATCCACCTGGAGTCACCCCCACTCCAAGTAATGGGACCTGCCCCGGAAGTCCCAGTGGCAGAGGCATGGATCCCACAAGCTGGGCCGCAGGAGCTGAGCTTCAGTGCTGCTGGGGAAGGCCAGCCCTTTCTCGACCCTG GATACCCAATACCAAAACTTGACGTGAGCTTTCCATTGGAGCATAGAGAAGAGGCATGGGTGAAGGAACTGCAAGATTCCAAAGAAATTAAGCAATTACTTGATTCCAAGTTAG ttgtttcacagacaaaaggcaggtggaATACATGGGGAGAAGGACCATAG